A region from the uncultured Draconibacterium sp. genome encodes:
- a CDS encoding RNA polymerase sigma-70 factor encodes MPGIEKREFITLFNEMFQPVKNYVYYKVGDIEVAEDIAQDAFTKVWEKRSEIRLKTVKSLLFTIASNLCKNRFEHQQVVFEFANNYSRNQWEVSPEFELELKEFNAKLQQEIARLSEKNRTVFLMNRIDGFTYREIANNLGVSVKAVEKRMKNALTELKKTIEYKL; translated from the coding sequence ATGCCGGGTATAGAGAAAAGAGAATTTATAACATTATTTAATGAAATGTTCCAGCCCGTAAAAAACTATGTTTATTACAAGGTTGGCGACATTGAGGTAGCTGAAGATATTGCGCAGGATGCTTTTACGAAGGTGTGGGAGAAACGCAGTGAAATCCGATTAAAAACCGTTAAGTCGTTGTTGTTCACCATTGCCAGTAATTTATGCAAGAATCGTTTCGAGCATCAGCAGGTGGTTTTCGAGTTTGCCAATAATTACAGCAGAAACCAGTGGGAAGTGTCGCCCGAGTTTGAGCTGGAACTTAAAGAATTTAATGCAAAGCTTCAGCAGGAAATAGCACGGTTAAGCGAAAAAAACAGAACTGTTTTTTTAATGAACAGAATAGATGGGTTTACCTATCGCGAAATTGCCAACAACTTGGGAGTAAGTGTAAAAGCAGTGGAAAAACGCATGAAAAATGCCTTAACAGAATTGAAAAAAACGATTGAATACAAATTATAA
- the galU gene encoding UTP--glucose-1-phosphate uridylyltransferase GalU, whose amino-acid sequence MVKKAVIPAAGYGTRFLPATKSQPKEMIPIIDTPVIQYVVEEAVASGITDILMIIGKGKRAIEEHFDRSPILEESLLKKHNLKMLDQIRSISNMANIHFVWQKEMNGLGDAILHAKHHVGNEPFVILLGDTLVQSEDGPITKQLIDVYNENKGSVIALEEVKPELVSKYGVVDGETISDKVVKAKGWIEKPSVEEAPSNLAVASRYLFTPEIFDFLENTAPGKNNEVQLTDAMKEMVKTHPMFGMKFNGKRYDIGNKLGFLKTNIEFGLKDPEIGEEMKMWIKEFAKGL is encoded by the coding sequence ATGGTAAAAAAAGCAGTTATTCCGGCTGCTGGATATGGTACGCGCTTTCTGCCGGCCACAAAATCGCAGCCCAAGGAAATGATCCCGATTATAGACACCCCTGTTATTCAATATGTTGTTGAAGAAGCTGTAGCCAGTGGAATCACTGATATATTAATGATTATTGGAAAAGGAAAACGGGCCATTGAAGAACATTTCGACAGAAGCCCGATACTCGAAGAATCGCTTCTAAAAAAACATAACCTGAAAATGCTCGATCAAATTCGTTCCATTTCAAACATGGCCAACATTCATTTTGTATGGCAAAAAGAAATGAATGGTTTGGGCGATGCTATTTTACATGCCAAACACCATGTTGGCAACGAACCTTTTGTTATTCTTTTAGGCGATACGCTGGTGCAAAGTGAGGATGGCCCTATTACCAAACAACTAATTGATGTGTACAACGAAAACAAAGGATCTGTAATTGCCCTGGAAGAAGTAAAACCGGAACTGGTAAGTAAATACGGTGTGGTTGATGGCGAAACCATCTCAGACAAAGTGGTTAAAGCCAAAGGCTGGATAGAAAAACCATCGGTTGAAGAAGCTCCTTCAAACCTGGCAGTGGCCAGCCGTTACCTGTTTACGCCCGAGATATTTGATTTTCTTGAAAACACCGCTCCGGGCAAAAACAACGAGGTACAACTTACCGATGCCATGAAAGAAATGGTGAAAACGCACCCAATGTTTGGAATGAAATTTAATGGCAAACGTTACGACATTGGAAATAAACTTGGTTTTTTAAAAACCAACATTGAGTTTGGATTAAAAGACCCGGAAATAGGCGAAGAAATGAAAATGTGGATTAAAGAATTTGCCAAAGGTCTGTAA
- a CDS encoding FecR domain-containing protein, protein MIAKSGNKITHDEFKKMSSEDKILNVASGFDTPKGRPQQNILNEIINEADEKVPTRTIGLIRYFQIAAAIAILLLGIRVVPGILSAQQIKTANAEHQEIALPDGSEVFLNADSKLKWNRRKFAEERNLTLLGEAFIDVVKGDDFVIETKHGRIEILGTQLNVYSRNNVFWVSCLRGKVLVKRNSQQQIITPGEMVQLNDGILIKSTSEKIENTASWKEGIFHFEETKLSTIFAELERQFDVSVLFKGNSERKVTIDFSNKNLKEALDVVCIPMELKYEVENQKIIISEKN, encoded by the coding sequence ATGATTGCCAAAAGCGGAAATAAGATTACACACGATGAATTCAAGAAAATGAGTTCTGAGGATAAAATTCTGAATGTGGCAAGTGGTTTTGATACGCCCAAAGGGCGCCCACAGCAAAACATTCTGAACGAAATTATTAATGAAGCAGATGAAAAGGTTCCGACCCGAACCATTGGTTTAATCCGTTATTTTCAGATAGCTGCCGCAATAGCCATTTTACTTCTAGGAATTCGGGTTGTTCCAGGAATTTTGTCGGCTCAACAAATAAAAACGGCAAATGCCGAGCATCAGGAAATTGCCTTGCCCGATGGTAGTGAAGTGTTTTTAAATGCAGATTCAAAACTTAAATGGAACAGAAGAAAATTTGCCGAAGAGCGAAACCTTACCTTGTTGGGAGAGGCATTTATCGACGTAGTAAAAGGTGATGATTTTGTAATTGAAACAAAACACGGCCGTATTGAAATACTTGGAACCCAACTGAATGTTTATTCGCGAAACAATGTGTTTTGGGTAAGTTGTTTGCGCGGAAAAGTTCTTGTAAAAAGAAACAGTCAGCAACAAATTATAACTCCCGGCGAAATGGTTCAATTAAACGATGGTATTTTAATTAAGTCTACTTCAGAGAAGATAGAAAACACTGCAAGCTGGAAAGAAGGGATTTTTCATTTTGAGGAAACAAAGCTGAGCACTATTTTTGCCGAACTGGAAAGACAATTTGATGTTTCTGTTTTATTTAAAGGAAATAGCGAAAGGAAGGTAACTATCGATTTTTCCAACAAAAACCTTAAGGAAGCCCTTGATGTTGTGTGTATTCCGATGGAGCTGAAGTATGAAGTTGAAAATCAAAAAATTATTATATCAGAAAAGAACTAG
- a CDS encoding redox-sensing transcriptional repressor Rex has product MNDLRKNTKQVPEPTLRRLPGYLFFLEKVRENGVLNISAPTIGKELKCDPTQVVKDLAVTGIKGKPRVGYNTYELCHALEEFLGFNHVNEAFLVGAGNLGSALMAYQEHQTLGIKVIAAFDVDEKKIGEHIGNTPVLEYNKLFHLSNRLDVEIAILTTPNDVAQEVAEDLVNCGIKAIWNFTLTMLDLPDHIIVQNTSMSSFAAVLLQRLNDTKA; this is encoded by the coding sequence ATGAACGATTTAAGAAAGAATACAAAACAGGTACCGGAGCCAACTTTACGCAGGCTGCCGGGGTATTTATTTTTTCTTGAAAAAGTTCGGGAAAATGGTGTATTAAATATTTCGGCTCCAACCATTGGAAAAGAATTAAAATGCGATCCGACACAAGTAGTAAAAGATTTAGCCGTAACCGGCATTAAAGGAAAGCCCAGGGTAGGGTACAACACTTATGAATTATGCCATGCCCTGGAAGAGTTTTTGGGATTTAACCATGTAAACGAAGCTTTTCTGGTTGGTGCCGGAAATTTGGGCTCGGCCTTGATGGCATACCAGGAGCACCAAACGCTCGGAATTAAGGTTATTGCTGCTTTTGATGTGGATGAGAAAAAGATTGGAGAACATATTGGAAACACTCCGGTTTTGGAATACAATAAGTTATTTCATCTTTCAAACCGGTTAGATGTTGAAATAGCAATTTTAACTACACCTAATGATGTGGCGCAGGAAGTTGCCGAAGACCTGGTAAATTGTGGTATAAAAGCCATTTGGAATTTTACCTTAACAATGCTCGACCTGCCCGATCATATAATAGTTCAGAATACATCAATGAGTTCATTTGCTGCGGTATTGCTGCAGCGATTAAACGACACGAAAGCATAA
- a CDS encoding Gfo/Idh/MocA family oxidoreductase, translated as MSKIYNWAVLGCGRIAHKFVADLKLLPNARLYAAASRDLTRAREFANEWGSTKAYGSYAEMVNDPNVDVVYIATPHSHHFEHTILCLKKKKAVLCEKAFAMNSHEVKQMIACAKENNTFLMEAFWTMFQPSFQKAIKIVQSGELGKLKMLRSDFAFNAPFLKDKRLYNLSLGGGSLLDIGIYPVFAALSALGVPDSIKTSADFSPTGSEESISIIFKYQAGEMAALSSSLAVHSPIQTEYCCERGYVVLHPRWFTPTDITVWKEGEDPQFIPNESKEGWGYQYEAAHVMECLDAGLIESPKMSWEMSSDLMETLDRIRIDAGIFFPNHDKQLFF; from the coding sequence ATGAGTAAAATATACAACTGGGCCGTATTGGGTTGTGGCAGAATTGCGCACAAGTTTGTTGCCGATTTAAAATTACTTCCCAATGCCCGACTTTATGCCGCAGCGTCGCGCGATTTGACCAGGGCCAGAGAGTTTGCCAATGAGTGGGGCAGTACAAAAGCCTATGGGAGTTACGCCGAAATGGTTAACGACCCCAATGTAGATGTGGTTTATATTGCCACCCCACACTCGCACCATTTTGAGCACACCATACTTTGTCTAAAAAAGAAAAAAGCAGTACTCTGCGAAAAAGCATTTGCTATGAATTCACACGAGGTAAAACAAATGATTGCGTGTGCAAAGGAAAACAATACATTTTTGATGGAAGCTTTCTGGACTATGTTTCAACCCAGTTTTCAGAAAGCCATTAAAATTGTACAATCCGGCGAGTTGGGTAAACTTAAAATGCTTCGGTCTGATTTTGCATTTAACGCACCTTTTCTGAAAGACAAGCGTTTGTACAATTTAAGTTTGGGGGGCGGATCATTACTTGATATTGGTATTTATCCGGTATTTGCGGCCCTGTCGGCCCTTGGAGTTCCGGATAGTATAAAAACTTCGGCTGATTTTAGTCCAACCGGTAGCGAAGAAAGTATTTCCATTATTTTCAAATACCAAGCGGGCGAAATGGCCGCACTTTCATCAAGTTTGGCCGTACACTCGCCAATACAAACCGAATATTGCTGCGAGAGAGGCTATGTTGTTCTGCATCCAAGGTGGTTTACTCCAACCGATATAACAGTTTGGAAAGAGGGGGAAGACCCTCAGTTCATCCCAAATGAAAGTAAGGAAGGATGGGGCTATCAGTATGAGGCAGCACATGTAATGGAATGCCTTGATGCCGGCCTGATTGAGAGTCCGAAAATGAGCTGGGAAATGAGCAGCGACCTAATGGAAACACTTGACAGGATACGAATTGATGCCGGCATATTTTTTCCAAATCATGATAAACAATTATTTTTCTGA
- a CDS encoding sugar phosphate isomerase/epimerase family protein yields the protein MIKFFFSFFTLVFCSLILFGQEDNRPAPQPAPETTESFKLGVAGYTFVHFDLQTTLEALKRCDVNFLCIKDFHLPITSTDDEIAAFHKKCAEYNVLGYAVGPLYMKSKEDVDKYFDYAKRVGVKTIVGVPNYELLPYVDKKVKEYDFKFAIHLHGPDIEMYPDADDVWEHTKDLDPRIGMCLDIGHDTRNGKDPVADLKKYHTRVFDIHLKDVTGPTKLGYSVEVGRGIIDFPAFVDMLREVEYEGVVSLEHERNMKDPFMGIAESIGYFRAMITATK from the coding sequence ATGATTAAATTTTTTTTTAGCTTCTTTACACTCGTATTTTGTTCCCTGATTTTATTTGGGCAAGAAGATAATCGCCCGGCTCCTCAACCGGCACCCGAAACTACTGAATCTTTTAAACTAGGCGTTGCCGGTTACACCTTCGTGCATTTTGATTTGCAAACCACCCTTGAAGCTTTAAAAAGGTGCGATGTAAACTTTTTATGTATCAAAGATTTTCATTTGCCCATAACCAGTACCGATGATGAAATTGCTGCATTTCATAAAAAATGTGCAGAGTACAATGTGCTTGGTTATGCTGTTGGACCGCTTTATATGAAAAGTAAAGAGGACGTAGATAAATATTTCGACTATGCCAAAAGGGTGGGAGTAAAAACAATTGTTGGTGTTCCTAATTACGAACTGCTGCCTTACGTTGACAAAAAAGTAAAGGAGTATGATTTTAAATTTGCTATTCATTTGCATGGTCCTGACATTGAAATGTATCCGGATGCTGACGATGTTTGGGAGCATACGAAAGATTTAGATCCGCGAATAGGGATGTGCCTGGATATTGGCCATGATACCCGAAATGGAAAAGACCCGGTTGCTGATTTAAAGAAATACCATACCCGCGTTTTTGACATTCATTTAAAAGATGTTACCGGCCCCACAAAATTGGGATATTCGGTAGAAGTGGGGCGTGGAATTATTGATTTTCCGGCCTTTGTAGATATGTTACGCGAAGTGGAGTACGAGGGGGTGGTGAGCCTTGAGCACGAACGAAACATGAAAGATCCGTTTATGGGAATAGCTGAGTCGATCGGCTATTTTAGAGCAATGATAACCGCAACAAAATAA